Within the Anaerobacillus sp. CMMVII genome, the region ACTTTTTTTCTCGAAGAACATTTGCTAGTCGGGGCTTAACAGGGCGCTTGCGCATTTCTTAATTGAAAGGCGCACCTGCTAAATTCCCTTTCCAATTCCTTCTACGATTATTTTCTCAAAACCTTTTTTCTCCCACGAAGTCATCAGTTCCATAATACGAGATAATTCGAGGAGTGACTGCGTAACTAATGATGAGTTAAGAAGCCATGTTGAAGACATACATGCTGAATTTCCGGTGTCAGACACCTTTCGTGGACAAAATATGCAATTAGTCCGTCTGATATGTACTATTTTCAATGAAGCGTCCCCACGATTCAATTCCTTACCATAAACAAAGGTTTTTCTCATTTCTTGTCGAATAATTGATATATACTTCCATTATTAGTTGAAAAAGGGAAGTTGTGACAACTACGGGTAATGGTATCTATAAAGAATACCTAACAAGAAAGGATCTGACGTAAATGAAAATTGAAATGTTAGAATCCCTCATGCTATCTTGGTTGCGACATACCAAGCATTGCCAGTCGGTACAGTTGAATTGGAAGCCGTCAAAGACTTCCTGGCAGTTACATAACAGAATATCCGGTGTCAGACACCCTTCGTGGACAAATTTTGCAATTAGTCCGTCTGGTATGTACGTATTTAAATGAAGCAAGGGAACGGTTTGATATGCTCCCATTGTTTGGCGAAACAAAGGAAGCAACAGAACCGTCCCCGCGCTTCTTATAGTTTAATTTTGGGGGTCATATGAAAAAAATAATAAAAAGTATTAGTATTGCTATCGTGTTATTGATTGCTGTTAGTTATTCAGTAAATGAGTTATCTCAATCAAGAACGTTCCAATTCTTTGGTGGTTTAGTTAATAGTGTCGAAACAAACGAAAAAGTAGTAGCCTTAACATTTGATGATGGTCCAGGGGTAAATACAGATGAAATATTAGATATTTTAAGAAAATATAATGTGAAAGGTACCTTCTACTTAACTGGGTATGAAATCGAGAAACATTTTAACGATGCGATTCAAATTGTGCAAGAAGGACACGAAATTGGAAATCACTCCTATTCGCATCAAAGAATGGTTTTTAAATCTCCATCTTTTATTAAAGATGAAATAGATAAAACGGATGAGTTAATACGACAAATCGGTTATGAGGGAGAGATCACTTTCCGTCCACCTTTCGGAAAAAGGTTAGTTTTGTTACCGTATTATCTATCTAAGGAAGATCGGTATACCATTTACATGAATTTAGAACCTGATTCTTTTCCCGAAATTGCTGCTGATGCAAATGAAATTGTACATCATGTTGTAGAAAATATAAGACCAGGTTCAATTATTTTATTGCATGTCATGTATGAAAGTAGGAGAGAATCACTCCATTCAGTAGAAGGTATTATTACCTCGTTAAAAGAACAAGGATATACATTTGTTACAATTTCGGAATTATTAGAGTATGAAAATCAAGAATGATATTAAAAAATTCTTCAACTAAAAAATGCGATAGCACAATAAGGCTGTCGCTGCCGTTGTGTCGCTAACGAAGCAGAATACTGAAAGAAGAAAATTTACGAAAGAAGGAATTTTTATGTTTATATTGTCATCGTTGGCTTTGTTATTAGTAATTTTTGCATTGTTCAAGTTCTTTTCTGTGAAACGTCCTTTAACTACTACGCTAATTGTTTGTTTAGTATTTTCAACTATATCTACCATTAGTTTGTGGTTTAATTACAAAGCGAGCTTTGGAGAACAAGACGGGATTGCTATTTCAAATAAACTTAGTTATTGGATAATCACAGACAGCGTTCGATGGTCCCAGGAATTATTTATGGATTATTTTATTTATGCGTTGGTTGTTACTATACTTATAGCTGTTCTAATTGTCATTATCTTTTCTGT harbors:
- a CDS encoding polysaccharide deacetylase family protein, whose translation is MKKIIKSISIAIVLLIAVSYSVNELSQSRTFQFFGGLVNSVETNEKVVALTFDDGPGVNTDEILDILRKYNVKGTFYLTGYEIEKHFNDAIQIVQEGHEIGNHSYSHQRMVFKSPSFIKDEIDKTDELIRQIGYEGEITFRPPFGKRLVLLPYYLSKEDRYTIYMNLEPDSFPEIAADANEIVHHVVENIRPGSIILLHVMYESRRESLHSVEGIITSLKEQGYTFVTISELLEYENQE